Proteins encoded in a region of the Rhizophagus irregularis chromosome 24, complete sequence genome:
- a CDS encoding uncharacterized protein (SECRETED:cutsite_VSA-VT; SECRETED:prob_0.4219); SECRETED:SignalP(1-19) — MKLFKLFSGFIFAFLTVSAVTVAQVPLYTFPADDGSKNYYVTSENGVNIFVEEKGDPKNPTIIFSSGFLTSRISWDPQWFDPEICEKFHLVRYDYRGMGNSDKPNMNLYSTDLNDDIFTRYMSNIDNSNSYSLDLHATDLFALISKLSSEYDFKEKKIVLVGWSIGVPISLSFMKNYPDIMIHGLMSISGFVNNTRKAADNDKIALFFQDLIDPQDDWFKVVSGMDGIFSLNSYKPFSDELKLLFLGSAAVAPLEYRLSVITPFSLAEFYSTISIPTLHIIGENDIIVDMEHSLYFASLGQNVETIFYKEVGHCPLWENIKDLNKDIINFVSKI, encoded by the exons atgaaattatttaaattattttcgggttttatttttgcatttctCACCGTATCCGCAGTAACCGTCGCACAAGTTCCATTATACACCTTTCCCGCGGATGATGgttctaaaaattattatgttacAAGTGAAAATggtgtaaatatttttgtagaAGAAAAAGGTGATCCAAAAAATCCcacaattatattttcaagTGGATTTTTAACATCAAGAATAAGTTGGGATCCACAGTGGTTTGACCCtgaaatttgtgaaaaatttCATCTTGTAAGATATGATTATCGTGGTATGGGTAATAGTGATAAACCAAACATGAATTTATACTCGACTGATTTAAATGATGACATTTTTACTAGATATATGAGTAATATTGATAATAGTAACTCATACTCACTTGATTTACATGCTACTGACCTTTTCGCTTTGATTAGTAAACTTTCTTCTGAatatgattttaaagaaaaaaaaattgtattagtTGGATGGTCAATTGGAGTGCCTATTTCTTTAagttttatgaaaaattatccAGATATAATGATTCATGGTCTCATGTCAATTAGTGGTTTCGTTAATAATACACGTAAAGCAgctgataatgataaaatagcacttttttttcaagacTTGATTGATCCTCAAGATGATTGGTTTAAAGTTGTTTCTGGAATGGATggaatttttagtttaaatagtTATAAACCATTTAGTGAtgaattaaaacttttatttttggGTAGTGCTGCTGTGGCTCCTTTAGAATATCGTCTATCAGTTATTA ctCCATTTAGTTTAGCGGAATTTTATAGTACTATATCTATACCTACCTTACACATAATTGgtgaaaatgatataatagtTGATATGGAACATAGTCTATATTTTGCTTCTTTGGGTCAAAATGttgaaactattttttataaagaagtTGGTCATTGTCCATTATgggaaaatattaaagatcttaacaaagatattataaattttgttagtaaaatttaa